A genomic segment from Terriglobia bacterium encodes:
- a CDS encoding prephenate dehydrogenase/arogenate dehydrogenase family protein: MTTSPNDRSDTGGLAEVVGRAMVVGTGLIGGSVARALRARGWHVSGRDADSARAEEALAAGVLDAVGHDPEADLVVIATPFAAVIEESLAALAGPLAAGAVVTDVAGVKAPVTDAIGHPRFVGGHPMAGSEQAGLSGADPDLFVGTTWVLTPTSSTAPDAYARVRHVAASLGAEVLALAPEQHDTLVAVVSHVPHLTAATLMNRADAVAAEHAALLRLAAGGFRDMTRVAAGTPTIWPDVCAENSPAIVAAFDALLDDLTAMRDLVASGDRAGLLGVLDRAAAARRSLPSRAVRPDRLAVVRVPVPDRTGVLADITTLAGDLGIDIADLEIAHSAEGDRGVLLVVVDSDAAQHLQRALGDRGFRSTVTPLA, translated from the coding sequence CCGGGCCATGGTGGTCGGAACCGGCCTCATCGGCGGATCGGTCGCACGGGCCCTGCGGGCGCGAGGATGGCACGTCTCCGGGCGCGACGCCGACTCGGCACGTGCCGAGGAAGCCTTGGCGGCCGGCGTCCTCGATGCAGTGGGCCACGACCCCGAGGCGGACCTGGTCGTGATAGCCACACCGTTTGCCGCCGTCATCGAGGAGTCCCTCGCCGCTCTGGCGGGGCCGCTGGCAGCCGGTGCCGTCGTCACCGACGTCGCCGGGGTGAAGGCTCCCGTGACCGACGCCATCGGGCACCCGCGGTTCGTCGGTGGGCATCCTATGGCCGGATCCGAGCAGGCGGGCCTTTCCGGCGCCGACCCCGACCTCTTCGTCGGGACGACGTGGGTGCTCACCCCGACGTCGAGCACCGCGCCCGATGCCTACGCCCGTGTCCGCCATGTGGCGGCGTCGCTGGGTGCCGAGGTGCTCGCCCTCGCACCCGAGCAGCACGACACGCTGGTGGCCGTCGTGTCGCACGTGCCGCACCTGACCGCGGCAACGCTCATGAACCGGGCCGACGCCGTCGCTGCCGAGCATGCTGCACTGCTCCGCCTGGCGGCCGGCGGCTTCCGGGACATGACCCGGGTGGCGGCCGGCACGCCGACCATATGGCCCGACGTGTGCGCCGAGAATTCCCCGGCCATCGTGGCGGCGTTCGATGCCCTGCTCGACGATCTGACCGCCATGCGCGACCTGGTGGCGTCCGGCGACCGGGCTGGACTGCTGGGCGTGCTCGATCGGGCCGCTGCTGCCCGACGCTCGTTGCCGTCGCGGGCCGTACGCCCCGACCGTCTGGCGGTCGTGCGCGTGCCCGTGCCGGACCGGACCGGTGTCCTGGCCGACATCACCACCCTGGCGGGCGACCTGGGGATCGACATTGCCGACCTGGAGATCGCCCACAGTGCCGAAGGCGACCGTGGCGTCCTGCTGGTGGTGGTCGACAGCGATGCGGCGCAACACCTCCAACGTGCGCTCGGAGACCGCGGGTTCCGGTCCACGGTGACTCCGCTCGCATGA
- the aroA gene encoding 3-phosphoshikimate 1-carboxyvinyltransferase — MTTAGRHQGATSVAVRPTTALAGRLRVPGDKSISHRALIVGALADSPSSISGLSDGDDVARTAAALAACGASLRTLPGSPGTGPRWQMDGSADMLVAPAHELDMGNSGTGIRLLAGVVAGFPWSVRFTGDMSLRSRPMDRVADPLRRMGAQVDGRGPRCLPPLQVRGGQLSGIAYTVPVASAQVKSAVLLAALRAGSPSVVHEPIATRPHTEVLLLQAGADVEMVERAGGRDIHLRPGPLHGLTLAVPGDPSQAAFWVVAACVVPGSSVVVESVHAGPGRRGFIDVLRRMGADIEERPSSEAEPGIASDTVDLTVRPASLLACTVTADQAPGIIDEVPILAVAAALAEGTTVFEGVGELRLKESDRMNAVADLVTAFGATAEIRTDDLAVHGVDRLRPTRVDARGDHRVAMAAAVAALACPEGAGATVVDGWDAVVTSYPGFATDLARLGATMEPVGWPPADLPDQPGAPGTGPRGTR; from the coding sequence ATGACGACAGCCGGGCGCCACCAGGGCGCGACGTCGGTAGCCGTTCGCCCCACCACCGCGCTGGCAGGCCGGCTGCGCGTGCCTGGCGACAAGTCGATCTCCCACCGGGCGCTCATCGTGGGAGCGTTGGCCGACAGCCCGTCGAGCATCAGCGGGCTCTCGGACGGCGACGACGTCGCCCGGACGGCCGCCGCGCTCGCAGCGTGCGGAGCATCGCTGCGGACGCTGCCCGGGTCGCCGGGAACCGGCCCCCGGTGGCAGATGGACGGGAGCGCGGACATGCTGGTGGCGCCGGCGCACGAGCTCGACATGGGCAACTCGGGCACCGGCATCCGGCTGCTGGCTGGGGTCGTCGCCGGGTTCCCGTGGTCCGTGCGCTTCACCGGCGACATGTCGCTGCGGTCGCGTCCCATGGACCGGGTAGCTGATCCGCTGCGTCGCATGGGTGCCCAGGTCGACGGCCGAGGCCCGCGATGCCTACCGCCGCTGCAGGTCCGCGGCGGGCAGCTGTCGGGCATCGCCTACACCGTGCCGGTGGCCAGCGCCCAGGTGAAGTCGGCCGTGCTGCTGGCGGCTCTGCGTGCCGGCAGCCCGTCGGTCGTGCACGAGCCGATCGCCACCCGCCCGCATACCGAGGTGCTGCTCCTGCAGGCCGGGGCGGACGTCGAGATGGTCGAGCGTGCCGGCGGGCGCGACATCCACCTCCGTCCAGGCCCGCTGCACGGACTGACCCTGGCCGTTCCCGGGGATCCCTCGCAGGCGGCGTTCTGGGTGGTGGCCGCATGTGTCGTGCCGGGGAGCTCGGTGGTCGTCGAATCGGTCCATGCCGGACCCGGGCGGCGCGGCTTCATCGATGTGCTGCGACGCATGGGGGCGGATATCGAAGAACGCCCCTCGTCCGAGGCGGAGCCCGGCATCGCCTCGGACACCGTCGACCTGACAGTCCGGCCTGCTTCCCTGCTGGCGTGCACCGTAACGGCCGATCAGGCGCCGGGCATCATCGACGAGGTGCCGATCCTGGCAGTGGCGGCCGCGTTGGCCGAGGGCACCACCGTGTTCGAGGGAGTCGGTGAGCTGCGGCTGAAGGAGTCGGACCGGATGAACGCCGTCGCCGATCTGGTGACGGCGTTCGGGGCCACGGCGGAGATCCGGACCGACGATCTGGCGGTGCACGGCGTCGACCGGCTGCGACCGACCCGGGTCGATGCCCGGGGTGACCATCGTGTCGCCATGGCGGCTGCTGTGGCTGCCCTCGCCTGTCCGGAGGGTGCCGGCGCCACGGTGGTCGACGGCTGGGACGCCGTGGTCACCAGTTACCCGGGCTTCGCCACCGACCTGGCCCGTCTGGGCGCCACGATGGAGCCTGTCGGGTGGCCGCCGGCTGACCTCCCGGACCAGCCCGGCGCACCGGGCACCGGCCCCCGAGGTACCCGGTGA
- the cmk gene encoding (d)CMP kinase has translation MSAVIAIDGPAGAGKSTLARRLADHLGVQRLDTGAMYRAVAWAALERGVDLDDQRAVAALAAAIDIAVGTTVEVDGVDATAAIRSPEVDAAVPHVAANPAVRTEMVRRQRRWVMQRGGGVVEGRDIGTVVLPDADLKIYLTAAPEERAGRRAAERQDGRTVPDVAAQMARRDQLDSTRAVSPLPTAGQVAAGALVVDSTGRTADDVLQEVLGWLCTNG, from the coding sequence GTGAGCGCCGTCATCGCCATCGACGGCCCGGCAGGGGCTGGCAAGTCGACCCTGGCTCGCCGGTTGGCCGACCACTTGGGCGTGCAGCGCCTCGACACGGGGGCGATGTACCGGGCGGTTGCCTGGGCAGCCCTCGAGCGCGGTGTGGACCTCGACGACCAGCGGGCGGTCGCCGCGTTGGCGGCGGCGATCGACATCGCGGTCGGTACCACCGTGGAGGTCGACGGTGTCGATGCCACGGCGGCCATCCGCAGCCCGGAGGTCGATGCCGCGGTGCCCCACGTAGCCGCCAACCCGGCGGTGCGAACAGAGATGGTCAGGCGCCAGCGCCGCTGGGTCATGCAACGTGGCGGCGGGGTGGTGGAAGGCAGAGACATCGGCACGGTGGTCCTCCCCGACGCGGACCTGAAGATCTACCTGACGGCGGCGCCGGAGGAGCGTGCCGGCCGGCGTGCCGCCGAGCGCCAGGATGGTCGCACGGTGCCAGACGTCGCCGCCCAGATGGCACGACGCGACCAACTCGACTCAACCCGGGCCGTGTCGCCGCTTCCCACCGCCGGCCAGGTGGCCGCCGGAGCTCTGGTCGTCGACTCCACCGGTCGGACCGCAGACGACGTGTTGCAGGAGGTACTCGGATGGCTATGCACGAACGGGTAA